From the genome of Myripristis murdjan chromosome 22, fMyrMur1.1, whole genome shotgun sequence, one region includes:
- the adprs gene encoding ADP-ribosylhydrolase ARH3 produces the protein MAVTAARAAAAAGGPASLSRFRGALVGAVLGDCVGGEFEGAEEVPMENVLRHLNSLDDDTKGDGILEYSDDTAMARCVVQSLLTRAGFDEQDMARRFAKEYSVSPGRGYGSGVIQVLKKLSSPQLSDVFQPARDQFNGRGSFGNGGAMRAAPFALAFPDLADVKRFARLGAMLTHSCSLGYNGAVLQALAVHLSLQGALDLPQQFISRLITEMEEVEGDEATRSDARVLKEAEKPFCDRLHRVKDLMDKSKVSIEEVISELGNGIAALHSVPTAIFCVLHCLQPRENLPENYGGLQRTMAYSLALGGDTDTIACMAGAIAGAHYGIETIPQTWIKCCEGAEDADANAEHLHTLYHQSPQGGVSGTGMQSCDAGLENQSDTSNSTEKL, from the exons ATGGCAGTGACTGCAGCgagagcggcggcggcggcgggcggcCCTGCGTCTTTGTCCCGGTTCAGGGGCGCGCTGGTCGGGGCTGTTCTGGGTGACTGTGTCGGCGGAGAGTTTGAGGGGGCGGAGGAGGTTCCCATGGAGAACGTGCTGCGGCACCTCAACAGCCTGGACGACGACACCAAGGGAGACG gtATCCTTGAGTATAGTGATGACACGGCCATGGCGCGCTGTGTGGTCCAGTCTCTGCTCACCCGGGCCGGCTTCGACGAGCAGGACATGGCGCGCag GTTTGCTAAGGAGTACAGTGTGTCTCCAGGGCGTGGTTATGGTTCTGGAGTGATCCAGGTGTTGAAGAAGCTGTCCTCCCCCCAGCTCAGTGATGTGTTCCAGCCAGCCAGAGACCAGTTTAATGGCCGGGGCTCCTTTGGGAATGGGGGAGCCATGAGGGCGGCCCCCTTCGCTCTGGCTTTCCCAGACCTGGCTGATGTGAAGAGG TTTGCCCGCCTGGGAGCCATGCTGACCCACTCCTGCTCTCTGGGTTATAATGGGGCAGTGCTGCAAGCCTTAGCTGTCCACCTctccctgcagggggcgctagACTTGCCTCAGCAGTTCATCAGCAGGCTAAtcacagagatggaggaggtggagggtgaCGAGGCAACACGTAGCGACGCCAGAGT CCTGAAGGAAGCAGAGAAGCCATTCTGTGACCGCCTCCACCGAGTGAAAGACCTGATGGATAAGAGCAAGGTCAGCATAGAGGAGGTCATATCTGAACTGG GTAACGGTATCGCAGCTCTCCACTCCGTCCCCACTGCCATCTTCTGTGTCCTCCATTGCCTGCAACCCCGAGAAAACCTTCCAGAGAACTATGGTGGCCTGCAGAGGACAATGGCGTACAGCCTGGCCCTGGGTGGGGACACAGACACCATAGCCTGCATGGCTGGGGCCATCGCTGGGGCCCACTATGGCATCGAGACCATTCCTCAGACGTGGATTAAGTGCTGCGAGGGTGCGGAGGACGCTGACGCAAATGCAGAACACCTTCACACGCTTTACCACCAGTCACCACAAGGGGGGGTGAGCGGGACAGGAATGCAGAGCTGTGATGCTGGGTTGGAAAACCAGTCCGACACCTCAAACAGCACAGAGAAGTTGTGA